In a genomic window of Primulina huaijiensis isolate GDHJ02 chromosome 10, ASM1229523v2, whole genome shotgun sequence:
- the LOC140985616 gene encoding flap endonuclease GEN-like 1 isoform X1: MSFRKNLLLPLKEPLECYHVADIEAGLGLKRKHLIAVSLLVGSDQYLSGVQGIAALRFVKCFSEEEILDRLMFNYMCTCILSFTSVLNKIAKGVPLVMQGNIESGGELARNSNENSPKPKYPHCSHCGHPGNKRLISNFLVNIAVPMLARVAGRSQ, translated from the exons ATGTCATTTAGAAAGAATCTTTTACTTCCTCTAAAG GAGCCATTGGAATGCTACCATGTAGCTGACATTGAGGCTGGTCTTGGGCTTAAGAGGAAGCATTTGATCGCTGTTTCTCTGTTGGTTGGAAGTGATCAATATTTAAGTGGTGTCCAGGGAATTGCTGCTCTTCGTTTTGTCAAATGTTTTAGTGAAGAAGAAATATTGGATAGGTTAATGTTCAATTACATGTGCACATGCATTCTATCTTTTACATCCGT GTTGAATAAAATAGCAAAAGGAGTTCCACTGGTAATGCAGGGAAATATTGAATCTGGAGGTGAACTTGCACGAAATTCTAATGAAAATTCACCAAAGCCTAAATATCCTCATTGTTCACACTGTGGGCATCCGGGCAACAAAAGgctcatctcaaattttcttGTGAATATTGCGGTTCCAATGCTGGCAAGAGTTGCTGGCAGAAGTCAGTAG
- the LOC140985616 gene encoding flap endonuclease GEN-like 1 isoform X2, translating to MSFRKNLLLPLKEPLECYHVADIEAGLGLKRKHLIAVSLLVGSDQYLSGVQGIAALRFVKCFSEEEILDRLNKIAKGVPLVMQGNIESGGELARNSNENSPKPKYPHCSHCGHPGNKRLISNFLVNIAVPMLARVAGRSQ from the exons ATGTCATTTAGAAAGAATCTTTTACTTCCTCTAAAG GAGCCATTGGAATGCTACCATGTAGCTGACATTGAGGCTGGTCTTGGGCTTAAGAGGAAGCATTTGATCGCTGTTTCTCTGTTGGTTGGAAGTGATCAATATTTAAGTGGTGTCCAGGGAATTGCTGCTCTTCGTTTTGTCAAATGTTTTAGTGAAGAAGAAATATTGGATAG GTTGAATAAAATAGCAAAAGGAGTTCCACTGGTAATGCAGGGAAATATTGAATCTGGAGGTGAACTTGCACGAAATTCTAATGAAAATTCACCAAAGCCTAAATATCCTCATTGTTCACACTGTGGGCATCCGGGCAACAAAAGgctcatctcaaattttcttGTGAATATTGCGGTTCCAATGCTGGCAAGAGTTGCTGGCAGAAGTCAGTAG
- the LOC140986037 gene encoding uncharacterized protein yields the protein MVNKGICILVADGDLICTRIVFDMLQHTSYEVLATGSGLDVLNSIWETKGRIELVLTNAQRLGPNGMEIVKHIKKKLHLPVTLMSPEKAKMESTTQPSNFSAYLLNNSSSDDMNKLWQFALEEEKFKKISQSTPLSADECSRDETTLMEKKQRVVWTKEMHQKFLDAIEILGYERAVPKRIAEVMGIPGLRRENVASHLQKFRNGLKRAQEVALDSVPGTSTMNEIERSSMLNNPEESTRRFIMQNKDTQKKDPFGATNRYTNFRASRLTDHWLQNGPLSPNFQIYRDQTKNMLLSTIKNTSSTYDNSATSSKPTFRFVGYRLTSDEKSIVLCTEDQNPETSVSLKSFDQPKNSQNEVLFLSPLTAENHGNENPDQEIYFPSRETTKNENLGQNSLAEDQQEEFEDVLIDVSGNTFPYMDWQEFEDAVFKQDGTYPSNI from the exons ATGGTGAACAAAGGAATTTGCATTCTTGTTGCTGATGGTGATCTCATTTGCACTAGAATTGTGTTCGATATGCTTCAACACACCAGCTATGAAG TGTTGGCTACTGGAAGTGGTTTAGATGTTTTGAATTCTATATGGGAGACAAAGGGAAGGATAGAACTTGTCCTGACAAATGCTCAAAGGTTAGGACCAAATGGGATGGAGATTGTGAAACATATTAAGAAGAAGCTTCATCTTCCTGTCACAT TGATGTCTCCTGAGAAGGCAAAGATGGAGTCTACAACCCAACCAAGCAACTTCTCAGCATACCTTTTGAATAACTCGAGCAGTGATGACATGAATAAACTCTGGCAATTTGCATTAGAGGAAGAAAAGTTCAAGAAAATATCACAGAGCACTCCATTATCAGCTGATGAATGCAGCAGAGATGAAACTACTTTAATGGAAAAGAAACAAAGAGTTGTTTGGACAAAAGAGATGCATCAGAAATTCTTGGATGCCATTGAAATTCTAGGATATGAAA GAGCAGTTCCGAAGAGAATCGCAGAGGTTATGGGGATACCGGGGCTTCGAAGAGAAAACGTTGCCAGTCATTTACAG AAATTTCGCAATGGCCTGAAACGAGCTCAAGAAGTTGCTCTCGATTCAGTACCTGGCACGAGCACCATGAATGAAATCGAGAGATCAAGCATGCTCAACAATCCTGAAGAATCCACAAGAAGATTCATCATGCAAAACAAGGACACACAGAAGAAAGATCCTTTTGGTGCGACCAACCGTTACACGAATTTTAGAGCATCACGGTTAACAGATCACTGGCTGCAGAATGGTCCGTTAAGTCCCAACTTCCAAATATATAGAGATCAGACGAAGAACATGCTTCTGAGTACAATAAAAAATACTTCATCCACATATGATAACAGTGCTACGAGTTCTAAACCTACCTTCAGGTTCGTGGGATACAGGTTGACAAGTGATGAGAAGTCTATTGTGTTGTGTACTGAAGATCAGAATCCTGAAACATCAGTGTCTCTCAAGTCTTTTGATCAGCCGAAAAACTCGCAGAATGAGGTGCTGTTTCTGAGCCCGTTGACTGCGGAGAATCATGGGAATGAAAATCCGGATCAGGAAATTTATTTCCCATCAAGGGAAACAACCAAGAATGAAAATTTGGGGCAAAATTCGTTGGCAGAGGACCAGCAAGAAGAATTTGAGGATGTCCTGATAGATGTGTCAGGAAACACATTTCCTTACATGGATTGGCAAGAATTTGAGGATGCAGTTTTTAAACAAGATGGTACTTATCCATCAAACATATAA